In Agromyces archimandritae, one genomic interval encodes:
- a CDS encoding TrmH family RNA methyltransferase, translated as MRIERVRDTAGEEVADYARLTDVALRQTLEPERGLYIAESAKVIRRALAAGHEPRSLLMEEKWLPGLAEDLEAHDVVVHLADPAELEAITGYRVHRGALAAMHRPVLPEPAELLADARRVVVLEDIVDHTNVGAIFRSVAALGADAVLVTPRCADPLYRRSIRVSMGTVFQVPWTRAPEWGELGGILHGAGFEIAALALADDAVSLRELAANAPERLAVVFGTEGDGLSRRALASADRVVTIPMRHGVDSLNVAAAAAVVLYALTGEEP; from the coding sequence ATGCGCATCGAACGAGTCCGCGACACGGCGGGCGAGGAGGTCGCCGACTACGCGCGGCTGACCGACGTCGCGCTCCGTCAGACGCTCGAGCCCGAGCGCGGCCTGTACATCGCCGAGTCGGCCAAGGTCATCCGGCGCGCCCTCGCCGCCGGCCACGAACCGCGCTCGCTCCTCATGGAGGAGAAGTGGCTGCCGGGCCTGGCCGAGGACCTCGAAGCCCACGACGTCGTCGTGCACCTCGCCGACCCCGCCGAGCTCGAAGCGATCACCGGCTACCGGGTGCACCGCGGCGCACTCGCGGCGATGCACCGGCCGGTGCTGCCGGAGCCGGCCGAGCTCCTCGCCGACGCCCGCCGCGTCGTCGTGCTCGAAGACATCGTCGACCACACCAACGTCGGCGCGATCTTCCGCAGCGTCGCAGCACTCGGCGCCGATGCGGTGCTCGTCACGCCCCGCTGCGCCGATCCGCTCTACCGGCGCAGCATCCGCGTCAGCATGGGCACCGTCTTCCAGGTGCCCTGGACCCGGGCCCCGGAATGGGGAGAGCTCGGCGGCATCCTGCACGGCGCCGGCTTCGAGATCGCCGCCCTCGCCCTCGCCGACGACGCGGTGAGCCTGCGCGAACTGGCGGCGAACGCCCCCGAGCGTCTCGCGGTCGTCTTCGGCACCGAGGGCGACGGGCTGAGCCGGCGCGCCCTGGCATCCGCCGATCGCGTCGTCACGATCCCCATGCGACACGGCGTCGACTCGCTGAACGTCGCGGCCGCGGCGGCCGTCGTCCTCTACGCTCTGACGGGGGAGGAACCATGA
- a CDS encoding SGNH/GDSL hydrolase family protein, giving the protein MSTEHAHPWSRYVALGDSFTEGIGDPEPGVPGGHRGWADRAAEVLARGDHDFAYANLAVRGKLIQQIIDEQIEPALELRPDLITISAGGNDVIRPGTDPDEIGARFEYMIERLSRDRATIVVFTGVDVGFSPVFRGIRGKVAIYNENVRRVAQKHDCIVADQWALTEIQDQRMWAPDRLHLNPLGHHTVARMVLAALNVDNDLQPLRPEPLPHTSWRQARAEDLSWAREYLVPWVLRRIRHQSSGDHVTPKRPEAGPFEDATPPAPRDS; this is encoded by the coding sequence ATGTCCACCGAGCATGCCCATCCCTGGTCCCGCTACGTCGCACTCGGCGACTCGTTCACGGAGGGCATCGGCGACCCCGAGCCCGGCGTGCCCGGCGGCCACCGCGGCTGGGCCGACCGTGCGGCCGAGGTGCTCGCCCGAGGCGATCACGATTTCGCGTACGCGAACCTCGCCGTCCGCGGCAAGCTCATCCAGCAGATCATCGACGAGCAGATCGAACCGGCGCTCGAGCTCCGCCCCGACCTCATCACGATCTCGGCCGGCGGCAACGACGTCATCCGGCCCGGCACCGACCCCGACGAGATCGGCGCGCGCTTCGAGTACATGATCGAGCGGCTCTCGCGCGACCGGGCGACGATCGTCGTGTTCACCGGAGTGGATGTCGGCTTCTCGCCCGTGTTCCGCGGCATCCGCGGCAAGGTCGCGATCTACAACGAGAACGTGCGGCGGGTCGCGCAGAAGCACGACTGCATCGTGGCCGACCAGTGGGCCCTCACCGAGATCCAGGACCAGCGCATGTGGGCCCCCGACCGTCTGCACCTGAACCCGCTCGGCCACCACACCGTTGCCCGCATGGTGCTCGCCGCCCTGAACGTCGACAACGATCTGCAACCGCTGCGGCCCGAACCGCTGCCGCACACCAGCTGGCGGCAGGCCCGCGCCGAAGACCTTTCCTGGGCGCGCGAATACCTCGTGCCGTGGGTGCTGCGGCGCATCCGCCACCAGTCCTCCGGCGACCATGTGACGCCCAAGCGCCCCGAGGCCGGGCCGTTCGAGGACGCTACTCCCCCAGCGCCCCGGGATTCGTGA
- a CDS encoding D-alanyl-D-alanine carboxypeptidase family protein encodes MTDPRQDRDAIYRRRRIVVGTAAAAVVALATTAGVYTGNALGAEVPDYAAVLQAPAAHVGEPAALAEPGFGAYAVGAVGFDEPLLVKEAPAPLETASITKVITALVVLEAEPVAEGEAGPSIQYTDADVDIYWDMIAQNGSVAPVAAGSSLSLVESLEAMLLPSGNNYAISITNWAFGSPGAFLERARAWLAEQGFEHTTITDSSGLDAGNTSTATELVRLGELALDNPVLAKIVATQRVDVPELGTLENSNKLLGRHGVDGIKTGTTDFAANLLFSADLEVGSRTITLVGVLLGAADHEVLRDAVAALLDSVAPGFHEVTAVTAGDVLAEYDTPWGDTARARASKTATMLVWGDTPVEVAVEADPLGLAARGEPAGTATVTAGDQRVEVPITIDATIDDPGFWWRLTNPGALGE; translated from the coding sequence ATGACCGATCCGAGACAGGACCGCGATGCGATCTACCGCCGGCGCCGCATCGTCGTCGGCACCGCGGCGGCCGCCGTCGTCGCACTGGCCACGACCGCCGGGGTGTACACGGGCAACGCGCTCGGCGCCGAAGTGCCCGACTACGCCGCCGTCCTCCAGGCGCCCGCAGCGCACGTCGGCGAACCGGCAGCCCTGGCCGAACCCGGCTTCGGCGCGTACGCGGTCGGTGCCGTCGGCTTCGACGAGCCATTGCTCGTCAAGGAGGCGCCCGCCCCGTTGGAGACCGCCTCGATCACGAAGGTCATCACCGCGCTCGTCGTGCTGGAGGCCGAGCCCGTCGCCGAGGGCGAGGCCGGTCCGTCGATCCAGTACACGGACGCAGACGTCGACATCTACTGGGACATGATCGCGCAGAACGGCTCAGTCGCCCCGGTCGCAGCCGGTTCGAGCCTGAGCCTCGTCGAAAGCCTCGAAGCGATGCTGCTGCCATCCGGCAACAACTACGCGATCTCCATCACGAACTGGGCCTTCGGTTCGCCCGGCGCCTTCCTCGAGCGGGCGCGGGCGTGGCTGGCCGAGCAGGGCTTCGAACACACGACGATCACCGACTCGAGCGGTCTGGACGCCGGAAACACGAGCACGGCGACCGAGCTGGTCAGGCTCGGCGAGCTCGCCCTCGACAACCCGGTGCTGGCGAAGATCGTCGCCACGCAGCGCGTCGACGTCCCCGAGCTCGGCACCCTCGAGAACTCGAACAAGCTCCTCGGCAGGCACGGCGTCGACGGTATCAAGACGGGTACGACCGACTTCGCGGCGAACCTGCTGTTCTCGGCCGACCTCGAGGTGGGCTCGCGGACCATCACGCTCGTCGGCGTGCTCCTCGGCGCCGCCGACCACGAGGTGCTCCGGGATGCCGTCGCGGCCCTCCTCGACAGCGTCGCCCCCGGCTTCCACGAGGTCACCGCCGTCACCGCCGGCGATGTGCTCGCCGAGTACGACACGCCGTGGGGCGACACCGCCCGCGCGCGAGCCTCGAAGACGGCCACGATGCTCGTCTGGGGCGACACGCCCGTCGAGGTCGCCGTCGAGGCGGATCCGCTCGGGCTCGCCGCCCGCGGCGAGCCGGCCGGCACGGCGACGGTGACCGCCGGCGATCAGCGCGTCGAGGTGCCGATCACGATCGATGCGACGATCGACGACCCCGGCTTCTGGTGGCGCCTCACGAATCCCGGGGCGCTGGGGGAGTAG